Proteins encoded together in one Macadamia integrifolia cultivar HAES 741 chromosome 8, SCU_Mint_v3, whole genome shotgun sequence window:
- the LOC122086223 gene encoding pathogenesis-related genes transcriptional activator PTI6-like, translating into MELTVETNRHTHWDRVESRVKFSEHVLRTKKLNSRPGTEKSDLRPKLVRITFTDVDATDSSSEDGRGEEIVRRVRKYVQEIGIDAPAMKKKKKKKKKRKMQLTNGDESRRKSFRGVRRRPWGRWAAEIRDPIRQKRLWLGTFDTPQEAATVYDNAAVRLKGPDAITNFPVSSRTETAVVQGVSSSPKTMMSLDSLECTASPTSVLRYGSPITPFDSEIFYYGPYGDVDAFGFDIESPIPVAEIKFARNWFGKEELGEFEIDDDDNDDFVLQSSLVRL; encoded by the coding sequence ATGGAATTAACTGTAGAAACAAATCGACATACTCACTGGGACAGAGTAGAATCGAGGGTGAAGTTTTCGGAGCATGTTCTCAGAACAAAGAAGCTCAACAGTCGACCAGGGACGGAGAAATCTGATCTCCGACCAAAATTGGTGAGGATAACTTTCACAGATGTCGACGCCACAGATTCCTCAAGTGAAGACGGCAGAGGAGAGGAAATCGTACGGCGAGTGAGAAAATATGTACAAGAGATTGGAATTGATGCTCCtgccatgaagaagaagaagaagaagaagaagaagagaaaaatgcaGTTGACGAACGGTGATGAGAGCCGCCGGAAAAGTTTCAGAGGCGTACGAAGGCGGCCATGGGGCCGTTGGGCGGCGGAAATACGAGATCCGATTCGTCAGAAACGGTTATGGCTTGGTACGTTTGATACTCCACAAGAAGCGGCTACCGTTTATGATAACGCCGCCGTTAGATTGAAGGGTCCCGATGCCATTACGAACTTCCCTGTTAGTTCACGGACGGAAACGGCGGTTGTTCAAGGCGTTAGTTCTTCTCCCAAGACGATGATGAGTCTCGATTCTCTCGAATGCACTGCATCTCCCACATCGGTGCTCCGTTATGGTAGCCCAATAACGCCGTTTGATTCTGAAATTTTTTACTATGGACCTTATGGCGATGTTGATGCTTTTGGGTTTGATATCGAATCGCCGATTCCAGTGGCAGAAATCAAGTTTGCTAGAAACTGGTTTGGGAAAGAAGAACTCGGCGAGTtcgagattgatgatgatgacaacgaTGATTTCGTACTGCAATCGTCACTCGTCAGATTATGA